From the genome of Gimesia chilikensis:
GAAAGCATGACATCATGAGCTACTTTCATGGCAAAAAAATTCTGGTTCCCATCGATTTCTCAGAAACCTCTCTGGAAGCCATCAAGAAAGCCATTGAAATTGCAGAAGACCCGGCACTGGTGACCGTCGTGCATGTGATGATCCCGCTGGACCTGGTTTCCCCAGGCGTGCTGTTCGGCGGACTGACCGATGAAAAACGAACTGATCACGTCAACAAACTGGCAAAAAAAGAATTCGCGAAACATCAGATTGAAGGTATCACCTTCGAAACCCTGATCGGAGACCCTGGTATTAAAATCGCTGACTACGCGAAAGAAAAGGGGATGGACCTGATTGTCATCCCCTCACACGGCTATACAGGCATCACCCGACTGGCACTGGGATCTGTAGCTGAGCGAGTCCTGCGACATGCCCCCTGCCCGACACTGGTCCTGAGACAACCAAAGTCCTGAGCTTCGCTTTTCAGGATTCGCCATTTTTCTTTGGCTTGGTGGGAGACTCCGGGGCCGGGGCGGGAGCCAGTTCTTCCACAACCAGATTACGAAAGTGAATTTCGGAACCTTCACTCTGCAGCGCGATGGCCCCTTTGCTGGGGTCGCAACCTGTGACCTCTCCCAGCTTGATGCCGTTGATCATCACCGAAATACTTCCGGAGCGACAGGTCAACACACACTTGTGCCATTTCCCGACAGGCAGATCCAGCGGAGTAGTCGGCGAAAGCTTGTTGGCAGATTTCGCACCACTTCCGGGAGTAGGAAACACGAAACCAGCTTCCGGTCGATGCAACTGTACCTGAAATGCTTTGGGCCAGACCTTATCAGGCTCTGCCGTGAAAAGCAGGATGCCACTATTGGCATTTGGATCACCCGGATACATCCACTCCATGCTGAACTGAAAATTTTCGTATGTCTTCTGGGTGCGAATGTAACCGTAAGGCTTCCCGGTACACGTTAAAACGCTGGGTTGATCCTGCCCGCCACTCACCACTTTCCAGGTCACATTCGGATCAGTTTCCTTCGATTCTTCACTGACGAATTTCCAGTGATCCCAGAAATCACCACCATTGAGCAGTTTCTCAGGTCCAGTCAAAGTCTTGGGAGCGGGTGGTGCCTTTTTCGCTTCAGGTCCAGGAGCCTTTTTCTCGTTTTCAGTCGGTGCTTCAGCCGGTGTAGAAGACTGTGCCCATACTGCTTCAGGGCTGGAGAGAAAACAGAGTGCCATCAAGGTCAACAAGAGTGAGGACCAGCTTCTGATCAAGACACCTGGTCTGGCGCAGACAGTCTCCCGTCTCCACTTCTCCCGAGATCGATGATGGAAATACAACACGCTGATTTTGCCCGACTTGACTGTTAAAAGAACCTGATTATGGAAATGTAGATAAAGAATCAATTATTCTAAGCCCACATTCATCAACATTCAATTATGGCCGGCGCTCCATCTGCCAGTTTTCAAAAATGGCCTGCCTCCCATTCTCTGAACACAAAGCCACACCATCAGACTAACAATGGCCCGGGGGGGATACCAGCACCAATTCCATGCATTTCGCTACATTCAGGAACTTCTATAACGATTAAATGGGTCTGTCAGGCAGCCCACCAAAGCCTACACCGAACTTCCAATCCCCAGCGATCTGTGAATTTTATTTGACGGTCAAGTTCCGGGATTGATAAACTGTTCCTAGAACCGGAACAATCTACCCTCTCCCCTTTAAAAAAGATTGGTGCTCTTATGCAATTTAATCCTGGCTCCTCCGCTGATAATAAATCTCCCGAATTTCTGCAGATCTCTCGACGGCACTTCGTCAGAACCATGGGAGCCGCTCTGGCAGGATCTCCACTTCTGGGTGCAGAGCATCTACTGGCAGGCCAGTCGGATACTCCAGCTAAAACAACTGCCCCAGAACCACTGGTCAAAAAATTGTACGAAAGCCTCACACCGGCGCAGAAATCCAAAGTCTGTTTTGACTGGGATCATAAGAGCAAATCAGGACTGCTCCGCCAGAAAATCCAAGCCAACTGGAACATCACCAAACCTTATGTCACGAGTGATTTCTACAACAAAGACCAGCAGGAACTGATTGAAGCCATCTTCTTCGGTCACTTTGATCCCAGCTGGCACAAAAATATCCGTCAGCAGCTACTGGACGATCAGGGAGGCTACGGTGAAGAACAGTCGATTGCCATTTTTGGAACCCCTGGTACAGACCAGTTCCAGTTTGTAATGACCGGCCGACACACAACGGTTCGCTGTGATGGTGACAGCGCCGAGCATCTGGCATTTGGTGGCCCGATCTTTTATGGTCATGCTGCAGAGGACTTCAATGAAAAACCAGATCATCCCGGAAATGTTTTCTGGCAACAGGCTCTCAAAGCCAATCAGGTTTACAAGATCCTGGATGGAAAACAACGTAAACAGGCACTGATTCCTCAAGCTCCCCAGGAATCACGAGTGCAGTTCAAAAAGTCAGCCGACCAGATCACCGGTCTGCAGATCGCCGACATGACTAAGGACCAGAAACAGGAAATGCAGAGTGTTCTCAGCCTGTTACTGGAACCGTTCCGAACCTCAGACCAGCAAGAAGTGCGCAAGTGCATTGATACCCAGGGTGGGCTGGACCAGTGCCGACTCTCCTTCTATCAGTCCGGAGATATCGGCAATGATGAAACCTGGGACATCTGGCGACTGGAAGGCCCTTCCTTCGTCTGGCATTATCGCGGTGCCCCCCACGTGCATGTGTGGGTCAACGTATCAGATGATCCCAAAACGAAAATCACCACTACTTAATGCAATGAATGTGCATCGCAGGGGACTGAATTCCAGCCCCTGCTTCTGTCGTTCACTGACAATGAATTGACAACGCTAAGTGGCTTTTCATCTTTTGAGAATAACCGGGATCACAGTGCGCCCACAATTGCCCACTGCTGGGCAAAGTATAAGCCATCAGTGGAAAATAATTGAGCGGTTGAGTATGCGGCGCCTCGCTCTACATCACTCACCGCTACGGGTGCACGTCAGCATTTTCACTGCGTAAAACTGATGATCAATCCACATCACAACTAATTACTCAGTGTGCTGTATCCCTGCCACGATTGCTGTTTCGGAAACTCATGAATCACTTACGAGAATATTATTGCAATCGGAAACTCATGAATATTTCAAGCATTAAAATAATATTTCCCAGGCAGACAGAAGAGAAACAGAAAGTTCTTTCAACTCAATAAAACCTTGTTTGATGTCGGTTGACTTTCTGTCGCGATAGACAATATTGGTTGGTAGCAATTCTTGTTTTCTATTTTTTAGTATGGAAAAATAATTGCGATTACTTATGATACGCTCTGCCGTATCAGTTTCGATGTCAGCAGAATAAAAAATCTGGCAGCGTAATAGCCGGGCAACCCTGGCTGATACTTTTGTTATTCACAATCGTTTTTTTTTCTGATTGTAAATATAGACCTGATCTACTCTCCAGACAGCAGGTGACCGAGTGACTAAAGAGCTTCTCTCACAGCAAAAAGTCAGTTCGTTCTCAACTCCAGCTTCCACAATAAAACCAGATCATGCCAGCCCATCACTCTCGCTGTCAGAGCGTATTTCGATCAACCAGATAACTACCTATCACTGGTCGTTCAAAGAAAGTTTGAACGGTCTGCTTTCGGCAGGCATTCCTGCGATTGGATTGTGGAATCGAAAAGTTCTGGACCTCGAACCTGCAGAGGCAGCTGAACTGGTCATCGATTCCGGAATGAAAGTCTCCACAGTTTCCCTTGCTGGAGGATTTACAGGCTGCAATGAATATGCGTTTGAAGATGCCATTGCTGATGCGATCCAACTGATCTGCTTTGGTGGTCAGGTCAACGCCTCTGCCATCCAGATCGCCAGTGGACCTCGAGCGGGACACACACTCAATCACGCCCGTGACTTGACCATGGAAGCTCTCAAACGACTGGGGGATGTTGCCTCACTCACCGGGACCCGGCTGGCACTTAAAACAATGCGTTCCCCGCAGTCCCGCCACTGGACGTTTCTGAATTCTCTGCATGCGAACCTGGAACTGATTGATGCTTGCGGGCATCCTGCAGTTGGCCTGGCGCTGGAACCGGCATTGCTGCTCAACGAAGAAAACCCTGTGCAGTTACTCTCCGAAATCATGCCACTCATTGCCTCAGTTCAAGTTTCTGACTGGGACATCTCTGAAGAACTGACCGACGAGTTCCCGCAGTACCAGTTGCTCGAGATGATCCATGATTCCGGCTACAAAGGTTTCTATGACCTGGAAATCTGGTCCGAAGAAATCTGGCAATCCGACTACGAATCTCTGTTGAGTCGAGTGCGACAACTCACTCAGGTAGAGTCTTCCCGCTACGAATAGTCGCACACCGACTTGGCCTCCATTCCCCGGAACTGCTGCGAATCATCGCGCCTGTAGATTGATTCCGGACTCCCTGTTGGTTTACCATGGTTGACAGAGACGATCTGCAGATGCAGCACACCAATTTCTAAAATCCAGCCAGTATCTTCTTCCCCGCATACTCCCTGCTTTAGTTGGTAAGCAGACTGTCTCATGAGTTGATGCAATTCCCCGCTCTCCGGTATGCGGTGAAGAAATACGCCGAATCAGTCCGTCTCGGAACTCCTCAGAGACATGGTAACCAGCGATGGAGCATGAATCTTACAGCCTGGATGATTTAGCAAGACAGCTAGGTCGTGACAAACGCGAGTTGGAAAAACTGGCAAGCCGGGGCAGAATTCCCGGCCGTAAGGTTAACGGAGAATGGCTGTTCAACTCGACCGAAATCACACACTGGCTGGAACAGGAGATGCGGAGCTATTCCACCACCGAGTTGGAACGCGTAGAACAGACCCACCCCACAACTCAATTGGATTCAGAGCACTTGATCAGCAGCCTGATGCCTGAAGAGTTGATGGAAGTCCCCCTGGATGCCCGCACCAAACGCTCCGTTCTGGAAAGTCTGATTGAAATTGCCGGCCGAACCTGGCAGATCTGGGAACCGTCAGCAGTTCTGACCGCTGTCCAGGAACGTGAGGAAGCGTACCCGACCGCCTTTGACAACGGCGTTGCAATCCCGCACCCCCGTAACCCACTCTCCGATGCCGTCGGAGAACCGGTTATCGCTTATGGCAGAACACTCTCGGGAATCCCTTTCGGCTCAGACAGAGGCGGACTGACAGACATCTTTTTCCTGGTGATCTGCTCCGACACCGCGACTCACCTCTCTGTGCTGGCGCGGCTGGGACGAATGCTGCAACTTCCCGATTTTGTCGATCTGCTGCGTGAGGCAAGCACTCCTCAGGAGACCAGACAGGTGATCATCGAAGCGGAAAAACGGGTCGCAGAACAGTAAGATTCGTCACCAGTGAGCTCAGCCGGTTCTCTGTGCCCCAGATGATTCACTTGAAATTCATCTTACCGTCACATCGAAATCTGTCCGGGACTTGATTGATCCGTTTCCTGAGATAATCCGACAGACATCATTGACGAATCTGTCTCCAGCACAAAGAATAGTTTTCACTGCTCGAACTTTCGCCCCTGTCTGAAACCATTCTCACAATCAAGTTCTGTACAGGGCGACCCTTCCAGAAAAATAGCGGGCATAGAAATAAACGGTCAACATCAATCATATTTGAACGTGATAAAGAATAACCGCCATGAACGTAGAACTGCCTGAACCTCTGGACGTGATTGCCGTAGGTGCCCATCCCGATGATGTCGAAATTGCCTGTGGCGGTACTCTGGCCAAACTGGTCCAGCAGGGATACCGGGTCGGCATTATCGACCTGACTGATGGTGAACCCACGCCTCTCAGCCCTGGGCCGGAACATCGTCTCGAGGAAGCCCGAAAGGCTGCAGAGATTCTGGGAATTCAAGTCCGGGAAACCCTGGAACTGACCAACCGACGGTTGTTTGACAGTTTTGAAAATCGTGTCGCGCTGGCAACGCTGTTTCGCAAATACCGCCCCAAAGTCGTTCTGGGCCTGGCAGGTAAAACCCCCATGGCCTCCCCGGATCACTGGCAGGCCATGCAGATTACCGATGCTGCTGTCTTCTATTCGCGTCTGACAAAATGGAATGAGCACTTCAGCCACACGGAGCCGCATACCATTCAGAAACAGGTCTGGTACCCCCTTGGTTTCGGCTCACTGAATTACCCGGAAGGCAGCGGGCAGTTCGTGGTCGATATTTCCGAAACCCTGGACCAGAAGCTGGAATCGATTCGCGCCTATCAGTCGCAGTTTCCTCCAGAAAAGAAACGTGTCTACCGCCTGGTCGAGAGCCAGAACCGGCTGGTCGGCACCAGTGCCGGTTTTGAAGCAGGCGAACTCTTCATCTGTGCCACGACCCTGGGAGTCCGGGATCTGGTGCAAACGGTCTGCCCCTGAAATGCTTCATAAGACACTAAAAAACCAGCAGATACGGCATTATTAAAATTTCCATCGTCATAAAAAGATGTTATGATACTATCAGAAATCGCACATGTGTCCCCTACGGACATCTAAATTGAGTAGCCACTTTTTGATTTTTCATCGACGCACATACAGGCCCATTAATGGTTGAAATTCGTTACGGCAAAGTCAGTATCACGGGAAATTTCCGGGAGAACAATGAAGATAATTTCTTCATTGATGAATCGCGGAAGTATTTTCTGGTTGCCGACGGTATGGGCGGACAGTGTGCCGGAGAGAAAGCCAGCCAGTTAGCAGTCGAGTTGATTCCCAAACGACTGGACGAGCTCATCGACTTTAATTCCACTCCCACAGGAGAGGTTGTGCAGTCGATCGACAAAGCTGTCGCGCATGCCAATGGTGAGATCATGGCTCTGGGCGAGTTGGATCCCAATTGTCGCAGCATGGGCACGACGATTGTCTTCGTGGTTCAGGTTGGCGGAGAACTCTTTATCGGCGGAGTTGGTGACAGTCGTGTTTATCTGCTCCGAGACGAAAAGCTGCATCAGCTGACTACCGACCATTCGCTGACCCAGGCACTGGTCGATGCAGGCACAATCACCCCGGAAGAAGCATTAACGCACCGTTATAAAAATGTGCTCTATCGGTATCTGGGAACCAAAGATGGCAGTGCGGGAACCCAGGCCCAGCAACTGGCGCCGCAGTCACAGGATCGCATCATTCTTTGTTCGGATGGTGTTACCGACGGAATTCCCGATGAGAAACTGCAGGAACTGCTCAGTCAGTATGACGACCCGCAACAGGCGGCTGAAGAAATTGTCAAGTCAGCCCAGGAAGGTGGCTCGAAAGATAACATCACCTGTATTGTGCTGCACGTCAGCTGACATCCCCTTTCAGAAATGCCGGTTTGAATCCGGCAGCGGCAACGGAGCCCTTTTCGTCGACGCCCTGTTTTCCATCTGGCTGATCAATGCGAGTTCGATCCTTCATCCCGTTTCTGATCGCCATTCTGCTCACACTGGGTCTGTTTTATTCTGATTCCATCTCACTGGGTATCCCCGGAGAATGGAGCTGGCAGCGAATCCCTTTCACAGGACCAAGCGTCCTGTTCGGTGCCATAGTCGCCGGCCTGATTCTTGCCGCATATCTCTTGCTGGTTGTCTGGGGCCATGCGCGCATCAGCGACTGCCGTCGTGGCGAGCTGATTGCCTGGCTCACAGGGTTGGTCATCGCCAGCCTGACCTGGTCATTCTACCTGCAGGACAGCCCCCCGGCGGAATACTCTCTCTCCAAGGCTCCTTTCGTATTGTACTACAAAGGATCTTCCGGATACTTCACAGAAGCAAATACCAATATCAAAAACGTTGCCACCTACCTCTCTGAATACGAAACCAAAATGGAGGGAGGAGACGTACTGCACGAAGGGACGCACCCTCCCGGTCTGCCCCTGTTCTATCGATCGTTGATCTGGCTCTGTGACACCTGGCCGGGACTGCAGTCCTTCTTATTCGAAACGCAACCTGCGTCCTTTCAGATCGCCTGTGAAATTATTGCAGAGACGACCGCGCTCACTCCTGATCCACTGACCAGCCGGGATCGGGCCGTGCTCTGGCTGGCAACCCTGATTACCCTGCTCGCTTCTGCACTGACCGTGATTCCCCTGTTTCTACTTGCCCACGAATTCTGTTCGCGCAGAATCAGCTGGCAGGTCGTTGCATTCTGGCCACTGATACCTGCAGCGCTGATCTTTCAACCTAAGTCAGATGCACTTTATTCCGTTCTGGCGGTATCGTTTCTTTACTGCTGGGTTGCCGCCTGGCGTCGGAAGTCTGCAGCCTGCTTTATCCTGGCCGGACTATTGATCTGGAGTGGCTTGTTTCTCACGCTCGCCTTTCTACCGGTTGCGCTGTGTGCCGTTCTTTATTCACTACTCTCCGCATGGAAACAGAGAGCAGAAACAACTCCACATCAATTCCCCTGGAAACGATTGTTTGCAGCGGCAGGCTGGAGCCTATTGGGATTTGCTGTCCCGCTGATCCTGTGTGCGATTCTATTTCAGCTCAATCTGCCTCGGGTCTGGATTCTGAATCTCCAAAACCATGCCGGCTTCTATGATGAATATCCCCGCACATACTGGAAGTGGCTGTTGCTGAATCCCCTGGAGATCAGTCTGTCAATCGGGCTACCTGTTATCTGGCTGGTTCTCAAGTCACTATGTCGGCGCCCTGATCCAGATCTCACCCCAGGATCACACCACGCGACCAGCGTGTATCCCCTGTTATACTCCTGCCTGCTTGTGCTCGGACTACTCTGGCTCTCTGGCAAAAACATGGGAGAAGCCGCTCGCCTCTGGCTCATCTTTCTGCCCTGGTTCCTCTTGATGACCATTCCTGTCTGGCAGCTTTGCCAGCAGCAATTTGAGGATTCTCAAGAACAGCCTCCTTCCTCTCTCAGACAGCAGACTTTCTGGATTGGTGCTCTGGTCGCTCAGGCGATTGTCTGCGTCGCGACAGTCTTCCGTATCACCGGTTTTCATTTCCCCCCCGGTTAGGCATATCCTGAGCGATTTAACTCCAGCGTCGCAATCCGCTATATTCCCTACAACCCGATAAGTCGGAATTCCCGGCAAAACAGTCTTCCCGGTTCTCAGATTCCGACGATAAGCATTGTGTGCGCCCTGCCTGATCAATCGCTGCGGTCCAGTTCTAGAACTGTGGTTTGCCGCTGCCTGAACTGATAGAGGTGTCTCCCTTGACCGTTTAGTTTCACCCCCGAATACTTACAGAGCCAGACTGCAGGTTGCCTCTCATGGCGAAGTTTAAACTCGGTTTCCTTTCAACACTCAACAGCCTGTGCATGGTTCTGTTTTTGAGTGCGGGATGTGCGGACGACTCTCTGGAATTCACTGAACTCAAGCAGGTCAATGAGAAGGTGACTGAGGCAGAACTCAAGCGTTACCTCAAAGTCATTGAGCTTCTGCCACAACAGAAGCTGCCTGCCTTCCCCTCGGTTTATGCTCCAGCGCCATCCTGGAGCCACATCCGGTCGCTGCCGATCGAGGATCTGGTTCACAGCGAGCAGAATAACCTGTCACTGCTCTGGGATGTGGATCGCATTGGGGATCAGTTCGGACTTCGTAATCGCAGTCTGAAGAAAGCACTCCGCAGACGGGACATGTCGAAAGAACAGTTCATCTGCTACACGCTTGCGCTGGGACTGGCGGCCAGCCGGAATCAGCTGCGCGAGGATCAGGATCTGGAGGAAGTCATCGAAAAGGGTAATAAAACGATTCATCAGTTGAAACTGGATAAACGCCCTTTCTCTTCGCTCTCCCTGGAAGAGCGTCACCGCACATTGCATGAAGCCATGTGGATTTCCCGGGTGAACCGGGCCGAACACCTGATACAGGTTCCACCGGAAAATATGAATCTCGTCAGAGCCCACTGGGATGAATTACAGAAATTTCTGCCTCCGGAGTTCCTGAAAAATCCGCTGGATGAACTCACGGACATCCTGGAAGAAAGAGGGATTCCCTTCACCTTTCCAGATGACGATGCGGACGAGCTGCTGCACTGGACTTCGACCAATGCAATTATTGGCAACGATGAGCCAGACCCCGAACCGGAGCAAACCCGGATTCAGTAAGCGGGCCTATTGAGCTGCGGCGACGTCCGGCCGAAGTTTTTGAGCTTCATTCAGGTAAACGTGCACCACTTCGGACTGTTTCTGGTCAGTATTTACGTGAATCATCACACGAATACAGCGAGGCATCGCTCCTTTTACGGCGATTTCAGAGGCACAAATCAGTGGGACTGATTTCATTCCCAACTCACGGGCTGCTTCGGCCGGAAAGGCGGATGTCAGGTCAGGTGTGGTGGTAAAAAATACGGAGACAATATCTTCGTAGTTTTCAATCCGATTCGCTTTGAGCAGTTGCTCCAGCAGATCACGTGTCGCAGACAAAACCTCTGCTGAAACGTCCTGTGTTACTGTTGTTGCACCACGAATTCCACGTACCGACATCGTTATTACCAAGCATTCCTGAAAAATCTTCTGCCGCATAACTGAACATACGAACCAGTCAATGCAACCTGATCAACGTAAATTAAGCCTATTCCATGAAATTAACATCCTAACTAATTCTTCGGCTGTTGGCTACCAGTGGCATTCCTGAATTCTGAGGAGACTCCGGTCACAAAACAAAGAAGCAGCAGCGCTCACCGCCCTGCTTAACATCTCAAGATGTGGAAACATTTTGCGTCTGAGTTAAAAAATGCTCTTGCGTTACTTTTGTAAAATCAGGTAAAAATCATCCGATTCCGGGAAATCAGGATTCAAAGAGTGCCAGGATGGTATCTCATTTTCCCGTATTCTATCAGACAATTGATATCGCAAACGTACATCTCTCGGAAAGGACTCCTTGATGTCGACGACGGTGGAGTGGATCGCTCAAGAACTGAATTGCCCGGCCCGTGGCAATCAGAGACTGGAAATACATGGAGCGGAATCCGTTCTCAAAGCGGGTCCCCATGATATCACTTTTGTGGGCGATGAACTCAACCTGAAACGCCTCAAGTCGAGTCAGGCCGGTGCCGTGATTATCGAGCAACGCCTGGAAGAGTCGTTCCAGAAAGCTTTTGAATCCACCCCGATGACCTCCCTGACCGTGGTGGACGCCCAGGCTGCCTTCATCAAAGTCATTCAGAAACTCCGTCCTGCTCGGGAGCTTCCCGAAATCGGCATTTCTCCTGCAGCTGATATCAGTGACCAGGCCACAATCGGTGAAAACTGTCACATTTATCCGCGGGTCACGATTCGCCCTGGTGTCAAAATTGGAAACAACTGCCGGATTTACCCTGGCGTCTACATCGGTGATGACTGCGTCCTCGGTGACGATGTGACCATTCATGCCAATACAGTTCTCTACCCGGATGTCAAAATCGCTGACCGGGTTTTAATTCACGCCGCAGCAGTGCTGGGATGTGACGGCTTTGGCTATCGCTTCGAAAAAGGCCAGTACGTCAAGATTCCTCACCTGGGCAGTGTGCGTATCGAAGACGATGTCGAAATTGGCGCCGGAACAACCATCGACCGGGGTATGATCGGACCGACAGTCATCGGTCTGGGAACCAAGATCGATAACCAGGTGATGATCGCTCATAACTGCGAAATCGGCAAACATAACGCGTTTGCTTCGCAAGTCGGTTTTGCCGGTTCGATTACCACAGGAGATTACGTTCGCTGTGCAGGACAGGTCGGTATCGCAGACCACGTGCACATCGGCGATCAGGCTACTCTGGGCGCCCGGGCCGGTGTCCACCGCGATATTCCGCCCGGCGAAGTCCATATCGGAACACCTGCAGCGCCTGAAAAAGAACAACGGAAAATTGTGATGTCGATTCGCAAGGTTCCTGAAATGCGGAAACAGATCCGTGACCTGGAACAGCAACTCAAAACACTCACACAGCAGTTCGAAGCTCTGAACGATTCGAGTCAGATCAACGACAAATCCGCGCTTACCTGAGCCTTCATTTCAAAACCCGTTTCAACGTGAAACTGACTGATTCATGATGAATACATTACAAACTCCCCCTCCCGATACCCGACGACAGATCGGATTGCTGGCTGGTGCAGGCCGCTTCCCAATCGTCTTTGCGGAACAGGCACAGCAACAGGGTTATTCCGTCTGCTGCCTGGGCATCTTCGGCATGGCCAGTGACGAACTGATGGACATCTGCGATACGTTCCACTGGATTCCCCTGGCACGCATCGGCCGGGCAATCAAATTGTTCAAACGGGAAGAAGTTAAACGCATCGTAATGGCGGGCAAGATTGAAAAAACGGTCCTGTTCAGCCCGTTTCGAATATTCAAACTGTTACCCGATTTCCGCACGCTGCATATGTGGTATCGTTACGCCAGGGAAGATCGTAAAGACGATACTCTGCTTCTGGCGGTGATCAAAGAATTTGAGCGTGACGATCTATTTTTCGAATCAGCACTGGATTATTGCCCGGAGTTACTTGTGAAACACGGATTTCTGACGAAACGACGTCCCAGCCACTCACAGTGGGAAGACATTAAAATGGGTTGGGATATTGCCAAGCAGATGGGCCAGTTGGACATTGGACAAAGTATCGTCGTGAACGATAAAGCTGTCATCGCCGTTGAAGCGATTGAAGGTACCGATCGTGCGATTCAACGGGCCGGCCAGCTTTGTAAACGAGGTGGCTTCACCGTGGTCAAAGTTGCCAAACCCCAGCAGGATCGTCGATTTGATGTTCCCACGGTGGGTATCAAAACATTGCAGACCATGCACGAAGCAGGTGGCCGGGTACTGGCAATTGAAAGCAACCAGACGATCATGATCGATCAACAGGAAGTCGCCGACCTGGCAGACAAGCTGGGAATCGCGATCGTTTCACTCAACGAAGAAGAGCTGTCACTGCAACTGGCCGGCTGAGTTATCAGTTTATTCTGAGGCCAGTTTCAGCTCACTGTCACCATCGGATTCTGGTTTTTCATCCAGGCTCTCGACCTCCAGGTTGAAGGCAGTCAGCATCTCGGTATGGCGATGACTTTCTTCGACCGGTTCCTGCTGCTTTTTATGCTTCCCGGTTAGTTCTACCTCGAAGCGGGTCGAAGCGATTGAGAGTTCATCTCCCGGCAGCAGTGCACCGCGGGTGATTTTCTGACCGTTCACCCGAGTTCCGTTTGTGCTGCACAAGTCTCGCACGAATAGAAGACCGTCCGTTTTGATAATCACACAATGGATCTTAGAGATGCTGTTTTTATCAATCTGAACGTCACACAGGTCCGATTTCCGACCGACCACTGTAACGTCTTTTTCAATCAGAATCGGCTGACCACCATTTAATGGAATCAGTTTCGCTATCATGGTACAGCCCGCATCGAGATCTCGAGATTTGTAAGTAGAGAAATGAAAGTGAGTTAACATGATCCCGAGATCGGCCCCCTGACCGGAATCACTAGCGCTCAATTAAATGTTATCACAGCTGAAGCGAATTTCCACGCTAATTCTGCTCACTTCAGGGGAATCAACCGGCTGTGAGCTCTGATTACGTCGGCTTTGGTGAAGATTCAGAGGATTTCCGGGAGCGTTTAACCCGAA
Proteins encoded in this window:
- the lpxD gene encoding UDP-3-O-(3-hydroxymyristoyl)glucosamine N-acyltransferase; its protein translation is MSTTVEWIAQELNCPARGNQRLEIHGAESVLKAGPHDITFVGDELNLKRLKSSQAGAVIIEQRLEESFQKAFESTPMTSLTVVDAQAAFIKVIQKLRPARELPEIGISPAADISDQATIGENCHIYPRVTIRPGVKIGNNCRIYPGVYIGDDCVLGDDVTIHANTVLYPDVKIADRVLIHAAAVLGCDGFGYRFEKGQYVKIPHLGSVRIEDDVEIGAGTTIDRGMIGPTVIGLGTKIDNQVMIAHNCEIGKHNAFASQVGFAGSITTGDYVRCAGQVGIADHVHIGDQATLGARAGVHRDIPPGEVHIGTPAAPEKEQRKIVMSIRKVPEMRKQIRDLEQQLKTLTQQFEALNDSSQINDKSALT
- a CDS encoding LpxI family protein; translated protein: MMNTLQTPPPDTRRQIGLLAGAGRFPIVFAEQAQQQGYSVCCLGIFGMASDELMDICDTFHWIPLARIGRAIKLFKREEVKRIVMAGKIEKTVLFSPFRIFKLLPDFRTLHMWYRYAREDRKDDTLLLAVIKEFERDDLFFESALDYCPELLVKHGFLTKRRPSHSQWEDIKMGWDIAKQMGQLDIGQSIVVNDKAVIAVEAIEGTDRAIQRAGQLCKRGGFTVVKVAKPQQDRRFDVPTVGIKTLQTMHEAGGRVLAIESNQTIMIDQQEVADLADKLGIAIVSLNEEELSLQLAG
- a CDS encoding FHA domain-containing protein; translation: MIAKLIPLNGGQPILIEKDVTVVGRKSDLCDVQIDKNSISKIHCVIIKTDGLLFVRDLCSTNGTRVNGQKITRGALLPGDELSIASTRFEVELTGKHKKQQEPVEESHRHTEMLTAFNLEVESLDEKPESDGDSELKLASE